A genomic region of Cannabis sativa cultivar Pink pepper isolate KNU-18-1 chromosome 1, ASM2916894v1, whole genome shotgun sequence contains the following coding sequences:
- the LOC133035162 gene encoding cell wall protein IFF6-like, with translation MGMGMGMGLGMGMGMGIGMGMGQVMGMGMGMSGPGNGNGIAKGMGMAMGMEMGMGMGMGKGMGMGIRMGIGMGMGMGERMRFRVSGSAILAFGVLGFGNHYGNGLGNGNGNRNGNWNGNGHGKRNGNGNANGNGIENWDGNQNWNGNGNGPGNGNGNVNSNENGNWNGNRNGNGLGNGNGNGNRNGNRNKLEWAREWEWNGNGNGNMSGLGNGNGNVKGMGIGMAMAMGMEMGMGMGMGMEIGMGMGVGMHRGIGMGIGIGV, from the exons atggggatgggaatgggaatgggattgGGAATGGGGATGGGAATGGGAattggaatgggaatgggccaggttatgggaatgggaatgggaat gagtGGGccggggaatgggaatgggattgCGAAGGGAATGGGAATGGCAATGGGAATGGAGATGgggatgggaatgggaatgggaaagggaatgggaatgggaataagaATGGGAattggaatgggaatgggaatgggagaGAGAATGC ggtttagggtttcaGGTTCTGCAATATTGGCGTTTGGGGTTTTGGGGTTTGGGAATCATTATGGGAATGGGTTggggaatggaaatgggaataggaatggaaattggaatgggaatgggcATGG GAAAAGGAATGGGAATGGCAATGCTAATGGGAATGGGATTGAGAATTGGGATGGGAATCAGAattggaatgggaatgggaatgggccagggaatgggaatgggaatgtgaATAGCAATGAGAATGGGAATTGGAATGGGAATAGAAATGGGAATGGGctagggaatgggaatgggaatgggaatcgGAATGGGAATAGAAAT AAATTGGAATGGGCTAGGGaatgggaatg gaatgggaatgggaatgggaatatgAGTGGGctggggaatgggaatgggaatgtgaAGGGAATGGGAATTGGAATGGCAATGGCAATGGGAATGGAGATGgggatgggaatgggaatgggaatggaaattggaatgggaatgggagtgGGAATGCATcgaggaataggaatgggaattggAATTGGGGTTTAG
- the LOC115706801 gene encoding 7-deoxyloganetic acid glucosyl transferase-like, whose protein sequence is MEHQTDRKPNFPPRVLFFPLPAQGHINAMLHLAELLAMADIDVTFLNTDHVQGQLQQRAHIQAKYAAYSGFLFRTIPDGLPKDEPRSGEQSILRVLNSMLKTTKPILKDMLLSGGVLGSDRSPYVTCIMADGIFGGLANEIGDELNIPVIHFRTISACCFWIFFAIPDIIKAGELPIRGDEDMDRIITRVPGMETILRCRDLPSFAQIRDVEDPQLHRIVEVTRQSARAHALILNTFEDLEGPILNHIRTQCPKTYTIGPLHALLKHKLTKRLLSTTRSSKSIFEEDRSCIAWLDSQPLKSVIYISFGSLTVMTRHTLMEFWHGLVNSNKRFLWVMRQDMVAGEDGEIPPELVAATKERGCLVGWAPQEEVLAHPSVGGFLTHSGWNSTLESIVAEVPMICWPNAIDQTINSRYVGEVWKVGMDMKGHKCDREIVAKMVNDLMVEKREEFQRCTAEMARLAKISIDEGGSSYCNLDQLIEDIRSVQQPAMSIN, encoded by the exons ATGGAGCACCAAACAGATAGAAAGCCAAACTTTCCTCCTCGAGTTCTCTTCTTCCCGTTACCCGCTCAGGGACATATAAACGCCATGCTTCATTTGGCTGAGCTTCTAGCCATGGCCGACATCGACGTAACGTTCCTCAACACCGATCATGTCCAGGGTCAACTCCAACAACGAGCTCACATACAAGCCAAGTATGCAGCCTACTCTGGTTTCCTCTTCCGAACAATACCTGACGGTTTGCCTAAAGATGAACCTCGTTCAGGTGAACAGAGTATTCTTCGGGTGCTTAATTCCATGTTGAAGACGACaaaaccaattttgaaagaTATGTTGCTTAGTGGTGGTGTATTGGGTTCAGATAGAAGCCCTTACGTTACTTGTATTATGGCCGATGGAATATTTGGTGGTCTTGCAAATGAAATAGGAGACGAACTCAATATTCCAGTCATTCATTTTCGTACCATCAGTGCTTGCTGCTTTTGGATTTTCTTTGCTATTCCTGATATCATAAAAGCCGGCGAGCTTCCAATCAGAG GAGATGAGGATATGGATAGGATCATAACGAGAGTACCTGGAATGGAAACCATTCTAAGATGTCGAGATCTACCTAGTTTTGCTCAAATTAGAGATGTAGAGGACCCCCAACTTCATCGAATTGTTGAAGTAACAAGACAGAGTGCTCGAGCCCATGCCCTCATACTCAACACATTTGAGGATCTAGAAGGACCCATACTCAATCACATAAGAACTCAGTGCCCCAAAACCTACACCATTGGACCGCTCCATGCCCTTCTCAAACATAAACTAACCAAAAGGTTGCTGTCAACTACTCGATCTTCGAAAAGTATTTTCGAAGAGGACAGAAGCTGCATTGCTTGGCTTGATTCTCAGCCTTTAAAGTCAGTCATTTATATCAGCTTTGGAAGTCTTACTGTTATGACGAGACATACCCTAATGGAGTTTTGGCACGGTCTGGTGAATAGCAACAAGCGGTTCTTGTGGGTGATGCGGCAAGACATGGTGGCCGGAGAAGACGGTGAAATCCCGCCAGAGTTGGTGGCCGCCACTAAGGAGAGAGGGTGTTTGGTTGGGTGGGCACCGCAAGAAGAGGTGCTGGCTCATCCGTCAGTGGGTGGGTTTTTGACCCACAGCGGGTGGAATTCGACTTTGGAAAGTATTGTGGCGGAGGTGCCAATGATTTGTTGGCCTAATGCTATTGATCAAACGATAAATAGTAGATACGTGGGTGAAGTTTGGAAAGTTGGGATGGACATGAAGGGTCATAAATGTGATAGGGAAATTGTGGCAAAGATGGTGAATGATCTAATGGTTGAGAAAAGAGAGGAGTTTCAGAGATGTACGGCTGAAATGGCTAGGTTGGCAAAAATAAGTATAGATGAAGGTGGGTCATCTTACTGTAATTTGGATCAATTGATAGAGGACATAAGGTCCGTCCAGCAACCGGCAATGAGTATTAATTAG